A portion of the Nyctibius grandis isolate bNycGra1 chromosome 31, bNycGra1.pri, whole genome shotgun sequence genome contains these proteins:
- the SF3A2 gene encoding splicing factor 3A subunit 2, with translation MDFQHRPGGKTGSGGVASASESNRDRRERLRQLALETIDINKDPYFMKNHLGSYECKLCLTLHNNEGSYLAHTQGKKHQTNLARRAAKEAKEAPAQPAPEKVKVEVKKFVKIGRPGYKVTKQRDPETGQQSLLFQIDYPEIAESIMPRHRFMSAYEQRIEPPDRRWQYLLMAAEPYETIAFKVPSREIDKAEGKFWTHWNRETKQFFLQFHFKMEKPPAPPNLPPGPPTVKRPPPPPLMNGLPPRPPLPDSMPPPPPGGMTLPPMPPSGPVPPPPVPPQLPPAPGVPPPAPLPPMMRPPLPTEGPGTIPPPPPSN, from the exons ATGGATTTTCAGCATCGTCCTGGAGGTAAAACTGGAAGCGGAGGCGTAGCCTCTGCCTCAGAAAGTAACCGAGACCGCAGGGAGAGGCTCCGGCAGCTGGCCTTGGAAACCATCGACATCAACAAG GAcccttattttatgaaaaatcacTTGGGCTCTTACGAATGCAAGCTTTGCCTAACGCTGCACAACAACGAG ggCAGTTACTTAGCACACACCCAGGGGAAGAAGCATCAGACCAATTT GGCCCGTCGAGCTGCCAAGGAAGCGAAGGAagcccctgcccagccagcTCCGGAAAAAGTCAAAGTGGAAGTGAAGAAATTTGTGAAAATTGGACGACCAGGTTATAAAG TGACCAAACAGAGAGATCCCGAAACAGGCcagcagagccttctcttccag ATTGATTATCCGGAGATCGCAGAGAGTATCATGCCTCGCCATCGGTTCATGTCAGCCTACGAGCAAAGGATTGAGCCCCCCGACAGACGCTGGCAATACCTTCTGATGGCAGCAGAGCCCTATGAAACTATAGCTTTCAAG gTGCCAAGCAGAGAAATCgacaaagcagaaggaaagttTTGGACCCACTGGAACAGGGAAACCAAACAG ttCTTCCTTCAATTCCACTTCAAGATGGAGAAGCCCCCAGCTCCTCCAAACCTCCCTCCAGGGCCCCCAACCGTGAAGCGGCCTCCTCCGCCTCCCCTGATGAACGGCTTGCCCCCAAGGCCGCCTCTGCCGGACTCCATGCCACCGCCTCCTCCGGGAGGCATGACTCTGCCTCCTATGCCTCCCTCTGGACCAGTGCCACCGCCCCCAGTGCCACCTCAGTTGCCACCAGCACCCGGTGTACCcccccctgctcctctgccacccATGATGAGACCACCTCTCCCCACGGAGGGGCCGGGCACTATCCCCCCTCCGCCTCCCTCCAACTGA
- the AMH gene encoding muellerian-inhibiting factor, producing the protein MKAALGVLLACLMLSLPSAALPRKGNAGERISPTKGPELGLLGELGLEAEERKRENTSLQERVRRSSVARPRMSAAARLFSKPDPGAKCLQGVAEEGAIAWSGSSPHPWPLGGLEGPVCRVKMDQDGLTPRHLEVVGVLTHYESGFIKLLRQRTSWDESYLETFGLCPAGEAGAALHPLKHIHTHVVEPGQDRFLVLHLEEVKWEAQVKLWFKLVFQAEVGRALGELRAGLLLFYPGGRWPEELLATGTGLAQEQSFCLTRDTQYLVLAAAVASVTRSSEQLSFEASLAIRHRGEGGAPLPPTETQQLLFGSDDKCFTRMTPVLLLLATSRQEEEVALAPSSYLSADGVVDVAPYLQLSPPQAGTEELPSPTAPSHANASSPAPGNSSQFLGVLTRFIRQVLSPSSEPPPQPSSHHWLDFQVMETLPHQLLNLSEEAALERLVQSEEPSVLLFPQDSGAVLEQHLGGWQPEGTVLQLLLGKLEAVIQELRDIPAFQANTELFQHLLSFCYYPPGPGEDEGAKRPPGSGKLHTLLLLKALQTVRARWQERRKVLRQNRSARHQAHCRLQELTIDLHDRKFIVMPTAYAANNCEGPCKLPLSTRVPSYHSHTVLLLGMQERGSPLRRAPCCVPVRYSDQLIISLSTEGLEVRKFPNMVAEECGCR; encoded by the exons ATGAAGGCGGCTCTTGGGGTGCTTTTGGCCTGCCTGATGCTgtcgctcccctctgcagcgcTTCCGAGAAAGGGGAACGCGGGGGAAAGGATTTCCCCGACGAAGGGGCCGGAGCTGGGCctgctgggggagctggggcttgaagcagaggaaagaaagagagaaaacacaagtCTGCAGGAAAGAGTGAGACGCAGCTCGGTGGCAAGACCGAGGATGAGTGCTGCTGCTCGCCTCTTTTCTAAGCCTGACCCAGGAGCAAAATGTCTCCAGGGGGTGGCTGAGGAAGGGGCCATCGCCTGGTCCGGCTCCAGCCCGCACCCGTGGCCGCTCGGGGGGCTGGAAGGGCCCGTGTGCAGGGTGAAAATGGACCAGGACGGGCTGACCCCGAGGCACCTGGAGGTCGTGGGTGTTCTCACCCACTATGAAAGCGGCTTCATCAAGCTCTTGAGACAACGCACCAGCTGGGATGAAAGTTACCTTGAGACCTTTGGGCTTTGCCCGGCCGGGGAGGCGGGtgctgctctccatcccctgaAGCACATCCACACGCACGTGGTGGAGCCGGGACAGGACAGATTCCTCGTGCTGCACCTGGAGGAAG tgaagtgggaagCCCAGGTGAAGCTGTGGTTCAAGCTGGTGTTCCAGGCAGAGGTGGGCCGGGCGCTGGGAGAGCTGCGGGCTGGCCTCCTGCTCTTCTACCCGGGTGGCCGGTGGCCCGAGGAGCTGCTGGCCACCGGCACGGGGCTGGCGCAGGAGCAG AGCTTCTGCCTCACCAGGGACACTCAGTACCTGGTCCTGGCAGCCGCCGTAGCATCTGTCACCCGCAGCAGCGAGCAGCTCAGCTTCGAGGCTTCCCTGGCCATCAGGCATCGTGGAGAGGGAG GTGCCCCCTTGCCCCCCACAGAGACCCAGCAGCTCCTTTTTGGCTCCGATGACAAGTGCTTCACCAGGATGACCCCCGTGCTGCTCCTGCTGGCCACGTCacggcaggaggaggaggtggctttGGCCCCTTCTTCCTACCTCTCTGCTGACGGGGTGGTGGACGTGGCTCCATACCTGCAGCTCAG CCCACCCCAGGCTGGGACCGAGGAGCTGCCGTCCCCCACCGCCCCGAGCCATGCCAACGCTTCGTCCCCAGCGCCCGGCAACAGCAGCCAGTTCCTGGGCGTCCTGACCCGGTTCATCCGTCAGGTCCTGAGCCCCTCCAGCGAGccgcccccccagcccagctcccaccacTGGCTGGACTTCCAGGTGATGGAGACCCTCCCTCACCAGCTCCTCAACCTGTCAGAGGAGGCGGCGCTGGAGCGTCTGGTGCAGTCGGAGGAGCCCTCGGTGCTGCTCTTCCCCCAGGACAGCGGGGCCGTGCTGGAGCAGCACTTGGGGGGCTGGCAGCCGGAGGGGAccgtgctgcagctgctgctgggcaagCTGGAGGCGGTGATCCAGGAGCTGAGGGACATCCCGGCTTTCCAAGCAAACACGGAACTTTTCCAGCATCTTCTGAGCTTCTGCTACtacccgccggggccgggcgagGATGAAGGTGCCAAGCGGCCGCCCGGCTCCGGGAAGCTgcacacactgctgctgctgaaggcgTTACAGACGGTGCGGGCGCGGTGGCAGGAGCGGCGGAAGGTGCTGCGGCAGAACCGCAGCGCACGGCACCAGGCCCACTGCCGCCTGCAGGAGCTCACCATTGACCTGCACGACCGCAAGTTCATCGTCATGCCCACCGCCTACGCGGCCAACAACTGCGAGGGTCCCTGCAAGCTGCCCCTCTCCACCCGTGTCCCCAGCTACCACTCGCACacggtgctgctgctgggcatgCAGGAGCGGGGCTCGCCCCTCCGGCGGGCTCCCTGCTGCGTGCCCGTCCGCTACTCGGACCAGCTCATCATCAGCCTCTCCACGGAGGGGCTGGAGGTCCGCAAGTTCCCCAACATGGTGGCAGAGGAGTGCGGCTGTCGGTAG
- the JSRP1 gene encoding junctional sarcoplasmic reticulum protein 1, translating to MAAGAREVLERDLGCPEATDELPGCAQRQPRKDGSKADADVSVSSDGQSSGAHGLEGARTRLGISEQDPDEPELSMPEPEPLGADKKVAEKKRVEKVGAKGSAAGPPVPKSLPVQRKVEPPSLDPAEEPLLWEGLTLNKCIVVASIVALLSVTFQVFQAPCSREGVSRGRQDPLPPPLPEVVSAKEEEVQEVVTAQPAQPQSMFEDGDDDGDDEGDDDSDADSNLAEPWIFKKWFGRSAPEDEDEEPADVPEVSPAAAEVKKSWEKKPEKKEKKEEKKEEKKEEKVREVRPTQAERSSRREARAKDKAQGDKASRAPRAPREAEQQPQKKRGREGKESRRERDEPRKEGWRGRPGRADSGGESPKRDWRQQKGKKPWEPVATPGKDGTARPREGKRRD from the exons ATGGCAGCAGGTGCCcgtgaggtgttggagagagacTTGGGATGCCCCGAGGCCACCGACGAGCTGCCCGGGTGTGCTCAGAGGCAGCCAAGGAAGGACGGGAGCAAAG CAGATGCCGACGTGTCGGTGAGCAGCGACGGGCAGAGCAGTGGAGCCCAT GGGCTAGAGGGGGCAAGGACCCGGCTTGGCATCTCTGAGCAGGATCCGGACGAGCCCGAGCTGAGCATGCCAGAGCCAGAGCCGCTCGGCGCGGACAAGAAAGTGGCGGAGAAGAAGCGGGTGGAGAAGGTGGGAGCAAAAGGCAGCGCCGCCGGGCCTCCAG TCCCCAAGAGCCTCCCCGTGCAGAGGAAGGTGGAGCCCCCCAGCCTGGACCCCGCGGAGGAGCCGCTCCTCTGGGAAGGGCTCACCCTCAACAAGTGCATCGTGGTGGCCTCCATCGTCGCCCTCCTCAGTGTCACCTTCCAGGTGTTCCAAG CGCCGTGCTCCAGGGAGGGAGTCAGCCGCGGCAGGCAGGACCCTCTACCACCTCCCCTCCCCG agGTGGTCAGTgccaaggaggaggaggtccAAGAAGTGGTGACGGCccagcctgcccagccccagagcATgtttgaggatggtgatgatgaTGGTGACGACGAAGGTGATGATGACAGCGATGCTGACAGCAATCTG gcagaaCCCTGGATCTTCAAGAAGTGGTTTGGCCGCTCGGCACCAGAGGATGAGGACGAAGAGCCTGCAGACGTCCCCGAGGTGtcaccagctgcagcagaagtgaagaagagctgggagaagaagccagagaagaaggagaagaaggaggagaagaaggaggagaagaaggaggagaaggtcAGGGAGGTTCGTCCCACCCAGGCGGAGCGGAGCAGCCGGAGGGAGGCACGAGCCAAGGACAAGGCGCAGGGGGACAAGGCCAGCAGAGCCCCCAGGGCCCCCCGGGAAgcggagcagcagccccagaagaagcggggccgggaggggaaggagagccGGCGGGAGCGGGACGAGCCCAGGAAGGAGGGGTGGAGGGGCCGTCCCGGCAGGGCCGACAGCGGTGGGGAGAGCCCAAAGCGGGACTGGCGGCAGCAGAAGGGCAAGAAGCCCTGGGAGCCGGTGGCCACCCCGGGGAAGGACGGCACTGCCAGGCCCAGGGAGGGCAAGAGGCGTGACTGA